GTCCTTATTATAGGCTCTGTATCAGGAAAAAATATATTGCCAGTTGAACTTGCTTTAAGAGCTAAAGAAAGAGGAATAAATACAATAGGTATTACATCAGTGGAATACTCTAGTAAATTAAATGGAGAGCACCAATCAGGCAAAAGATTATATGAAGTTTGTGATATAGTTCTTGATAATTGCGGCAACATAGGGGATACGTTAGTGCATGTAAATGAGATAAATAAAGATATTTGCCCATCTTCTGGGATAGCTGCAGCTTATTTAATTTGGGCATTACAAGCTGAAATTGTTGAGAAGTTGATTAAGTTGGGAAAAGATCCTTCTATTTATATTAGTAATCATATGCCAGATGCGCTAAGACTTAATAAAGTTGCTTGGGAACAATATGAAAGAAATGGATATTAGGAGAATAGATTATGATTATGGAACTTAAGAATAGGTTCTTATCTGTTGGTTTTGATACTAATAAGATGAAAATCGTTTCAATAATTAATCTGATTTCTGGCGATGAGTATATTAAACAAGAAAATGATGCTGAAATATTTGAACTTACTTGTATAGACTTTGAAAATAAACTATACAAGGTTTATCCAACAAAAGTTGAAAGTGCAGAAATAATACAAAAAAGAAATAGCGAGACTCTAAGAGTTAAATATTTAGTAAATGATGATTTTAAGGTGACAACAGATATATCTATAAGCCAGCAGTCGGATTTACTTAATTGGAGTATTGCTATTGATAATAATAGCAATAAGTATGATATTGTTGAGATTTTATACCCAAGAATTAGGGGGATTTATTTAGGTGATACTTGGGAAGATGATATTATTATACTTCCACATCATGCAGGGGAAAAAACAATAAATCCTTATGAAGAATATAAAAAACCTGTTTTTAAAAATATGTGGA
The genomic region above belongs to Clostridium swellfunianum and contains:
- a CDS encoding sugar isomerase domain-containing protein: MLSSIYFKSMREILDKIERTQGEAIDKAAEIIINSITNNGMLHLMDTGHMLMYEAVGRTGGLMSMRPVRLSVQVENPTRKRVNLNRPTAYLDGIEGFPEFILNKSNMEPGDVLIIGSVSGKNILPVELALRAKERGINTIGITSVEYSSKLNGEHQSGKRLYEVCDIVLDNCGNIGDTLVHVNEINKDICPSSGIAAAYLIWALQAEIVEKLIKLGKDPSIYISNHMPDALRLNKVAWEQYERNGY